One Deinococcus roseus genomic window, TGGCCTTTGCAGACATTCCTGTCCTGAAAAACAAACTGCAACTGGCCCAGAACATGCCTCTGGGAGACGCCATCCTGACCCACTCTGAACTTGCAGAAATGGGACGCTTCATGGTCACCCGCAACCCCACCGACACCGCAAAATTTCGCACCCCCAGCCTCAGAAATGTGGCCGTCACCTTCCCCTACTTCCATGACGGCAGCACCTCCAGCCTGAAAATCGCGGTTCTGCAGGAAGCCCAGATCCGGGAAAACGACCTGGCCCCCGGAGACATTGATGATCTGGTGGCGTTTCTGGAAGGGTTGACAAGTCGGGTGGTGCAGTAGGAGCAACTTCCAGTTGGGCGCAGCGTGCTGCGCCCCTACAGCATTTCTGCTCAAATCACCCCCTTCTCCCCAGTAACCCCATAAGCAGCACCACTGGCCCGGCCAGCAAAAGCCACATGGCAGAATTCAGGCCGTAATGCTGTGCCCAGGCGCCCAGCAGGAAAGGGAAAATGCCGCCCACCAGACCGGCCACGCTGCCCAGGGCCAGCACTGTGCCGCTCTTTTCGGGGAGGCTGGCGTACAGTCGGGCCTGCAGGATGGCATACCAGCCGGAGGTCAGCAGGCCCAGCACACCCAGCAGCACCAGTTTGATCAAAAGGGGTTGAATCAGCATGAAAAGGGGAAAGACCAGAAGCAGGGCAAACACGCTGAAACGCATGTAGACCATTCCAGACACCCGTTCCAGCAGGGGAACCACCAGGGCGTCTCCCAGCAGGCCCACTCCTGTGAGCACCATCACGGCGAGGGCGGCCTGGGCTTCGGTGGTGCCTGCCACATCCACAAAATACAGGGCCACGAAACCCCGGAAGATGTCCAGCATCAGGTTGGCGAATTCCAGCAGGATCAGGTACAGGCGCACCTCCCGGTTCAGCAGGGCCTGACCTGCCCCTTTTATGGCCTCAAGCAAGGTTTCCTGCTCTTGCTGCTCCGGGTCAGCAGGTGGGTTGGCCAGCAGATGCCGGATGCGAAACGCAAAAAGCAGGGCCACCCCCATCAGCACAGCCAGAACGGCAAAAGCAGGCCGCCAGCCCAGACCCAAAAGGGCCAGCAACCCCACCAGCAAAGGTCCCAGCACGTTTCCCAGCGATCCAGCCAGTGCCCACCTTGCCATGTTCTGTTCGCGGCGTTCGGGTTCGGCATCCATCCAGGCGGCCTGCATCAGGTTCACAAACATGCCTGCCGAGGGGTAATACAGGGTCATGGCGATCAGGAGGCCCCAGAACCCCCCACTCACAGCAATCAGGGCCATGCCTGCGGTGTAGGCCAGACCGCCCAGCAGCAGCAGGCGTTTTCGCCAGCCCAGGTCTGCCAGCAGGCTGAGGACGGGTTCGATCAGGTTGGCCAGGAAAGCAGGAACACTGAGCAGAATGCCCACCTGCAAATAAGACAGGGACAGGTCTTTCTGGATCAGGGGCCAGGCTGCACCGCTGACCCCATCCACCAGTTCATCCATGAATTCGATGCCCAGTGCAGCCACGAGCAGCAGCAGGGCAAAAGCGGGTCTGGGTTTTTGTTTTGTGAAGTTGGCGTATTTCATGTTTCTCCTCTGGACATGGCTTGAAGTTGGCTTGAATCTGAAGGCCTTCAAGCTTCCTCAAGGAGGAGAAAGTCCGGTGCATGACTCCACCCATCTGCACAGGCAGATGGCGGGTTCACCCCATTTGTGAGGGCTGCAAGATCACCAGGGAGGGAAACGCATGTCTCAGCATAGAAAATGGGGCTGAGGTCCGTCAATGTAGGCCAGATGGCGGTGCCATGACACTGCCGAGGGCCGGGGGCTGAGGGCAAAAAACAAAAGGCAGTGACCCACTGTAACGCAGTCATGCCAGGTGAAGCATCTCTTCGAAAGCATGCAGCAGCGTCAAGCAAAGAGCAGAAGGCAACATCCTGTCCTTCCGCTCTGGTTTTGGTTGGTTTTTGAGTGGTCCCTTGAATTTCAGCCCTTGGCGCCCGGCGCTCGGCCTTACTGCGTGACCAGCTCAGGAGCAGCATCTTTCAGCGCATCCCAGGCCGCTTTTACAGCCACACCGCGTTCGAATTGCACACCCAGACCTGCAAAAACATCTTCCAGAATGCCTGCCACGGCCAGGGCATCATACCGGTCATAGAAGCCCATCAGGGAGATGCGGAACATGCTGTCCTTGAAGGCATCCTGACCTGCAGCGGCACGTGCGCCTCTGGCCTTCATGGCATCTGCCACCTGTTTGCCACTCAGGGGGGCAGGGGGAACCAGTGCAGCCGTGGCAGGAGACACCCGCTCTGCAAAGTTGCTGCACCCCAGGGCCAGACCTGCAGCCACCAGGGCGTTGTTCATCTTCTCTTTTTCAATCCACAAATCTTCCAGGGGGATGCTGACCAGACGGGAGGTGCTGACGGTCAGGGCCTGGATCAGGTTGATGGCCGGGGTCTGGGCGGTCTCGCCGTTTTTCTGGCTTTTCAGTTCCTTGGCGAGGTCCAGGTAATACCGTCTGGGATTGGCTTTGCCAGAATTCAGCACTTCCAGTGCTCTGGGAGACAGCATGGCGAAACCCAGTCCGGGAGGGGCAGCCACCCCTTTCTGGGAACCGGAGACAATCACATCCAGATCCCAGGCTTCAGGGCGCAATTCTGCAACAGCGTAACTGGTCACAGCGTCCACGTAGATCAGGATTTCGGGGTTCACAGCACGCACAGCTTTTGCAATGGCTTCCAGATCGTGCAGCACGCCCGTACTGGTCTCGCTGTGGGTGATGAACAGGGCTTTTTTGCCTTGCACGGCACCAGCAACCTCTGCAGGTTTCAGGGCCTTGCCCCAGTC contains:
- a CDS encoding MFS transporter, encoding MKYANFTKQKPRPAFALLLLVAALGIEFMDELVDGVSGAAWPLIQKDLSLSYLQVGILLSVPAFLANLIEPVLSLLADLGWRKRLLLLGGLAYTAGMALIAVSGGFWGLLIAMTLYYPSAGMFVNLMQAAWMDAEPERREQNMARWALAGSLGNVLGPLLVGLLALLGLGWRPAFAVLAVLMGVALLFAFRIRHLLANPPADPEQQEQETLLEAIKGAGQALLNREVRLYLILLEFANLMLDIFRGFVALYFVDVAGTTEAQAALAVMVLTGVGLLGDALVVPLLERVSGMVYMRFSVFALLLVFPLFMLIQPLLIKLVLLGVLGLLTSGWYAILQARLYASLPEKSGTVLALGSVAGLVGGIFPFLLGAWAQHYGLNSAMWLLLAGPVVLLMGLLGRRG
- a CDS encoding pyridoxal-phosphate-dependent aminotransferase family protein, with product MSAFNRPRLLAPGPVEVSPDTLRSLSQTQIHHRTPEARKAVLEARENLSRLLGADFEVLITTTSGTGAFEAAMLSLLEDGAAVVCAEAGKFGKRWGQMAEKLGYSVTYVSTDWGKALKPAEVAGAVQGKKALFITHSETSTGVLHDLEAIAKAVRAVNPEILIYVDAVTSYAVAELRPEAWDLDVIVSGSQKGVAAPPGLGFAMLSPRALEVLNSGKANPRRYYLDLAKELKSQKNGETAQTPAINLIQALTVSTSRLVSIPLEDLWIEKEKMNNALVAAGLALGCSNFAERVSPATAALVPPAPLSGKQVADAMKARGARAAAGQDAFKDSMFRISLMGFYDRYDALAVAGILEDVFAGLGVQFERGVAVKAAWDALKDAAPELVTQ